One Benincasa hispida cultivar B227 chromosome 5, ASM972705v1, whole genome shotgun sequence genomic window carries:
- the LOC120077559 gene encoding sigma intracellular receptor 2 codes for MGALLKLVDALLFLVFLLLAFISPLIDFQLIFPQTLFPDFLIDLKASYIHQYGDYLMAESPPFVVGLVWLELLFQWPLMLLNLYAFLASKPWYNTTCLIYGVSVVASMSAILGEMVGSNRASTTLLTIYYPFLGFGVLAMLRGLVSCSSKATVTGTRPSNGRKKRA; via the exons ATGGGCGCTCTTCTCAAGCTCGTCGACGCCCTACTATTCCTCGTCTTCCTCCTACTCGCATTCATATCACCTCTAATCGATTTCCAGCTTATTTTCCCTCAAACCCTTTTCCCTGATTTTCTCATAGATCTTAAAGCCTCCTACATCCACCAATACGGGGACTATTTAATGGCAGAATCCCCTCCCTTCGTCGTTGGCCTCGTTTGGCTTGAGCTTCTCTTTCAATGGCCTCTTATGCTTCTCAATCTCTACGCCTTCTTGGCTTCCAAGCCATGGTACAACACCACTTGCTTGATCTATGGCGTTTCTGTTGTGGCTTCCATG TCTGCTATATTGGGTGAAATGGTTGGGTCGAACCGAGCATCAACTACTCTGTTGACAATATACTATCCTTTCTTGGGTTTTGGAGTTTTGGCCATGCTACGCGGGCTTGTGTCGTGCTCGAGCAAGGCTACGGTTACCGGCACCAGACCATCAAATGGCAGGAAAAAGAGGGCTTGA